One segment of Paenibacillus sp. FSL R7-0337 DNA contains the following:
- the aspA gene encoding aspartate ammonia-lyase, whose product MTETEYRLEKDFLGSKQVEHQAYYGIQTLRAVENFPITGYRVHHELIKAMGIVKKSAALANMEIGRLYKGLGEVIVQAADEVIAGNWDEQFIVDPIQGGAGTSLNMNANEVIANRALELLGKAKGDYLQLSPNTHVNMAQSTNDAFPTAIHIATLSLLEQLLITMRTMHGVFLQKAAEFDSVIKMGRTHLQDAVPIRLGQEFEAYSRVLERDIQRIEHTRGHLYEVNMGATAVGTGLNADPRYITRVVELLAEISGLPLVSAEHLVDATQNTDAYTEVSASLKVCMMNMSKIANDLRLMASGPRSGFNEITLPARQPGSSIMPGKVNPVMAEVINQVAFQVIGNDHTICLAAQAGQLELNVMEPVMVFNLIQSISIMNNSFRVFTDYCLAGIEANKEKLAREVERSVGIITAVNPHLGYEVVSRIAREAILTGESVRALCLKYNVLSEEELNLILDPYEMTHPGIAGAALLHND is encoded by the coding sequence ATGACAGAGACAGAATATCGGCTGGAGAAGGATTTTTTGGGCAGCAAGCAGGTGGAGCATCAGGCCTATTACGGGATACAGACCCTGCGGGCGGTGGAGAATTTCCCGATTACCGGCTACCGTGTGCATCATGAATTAATCAAGGCGATGGGGATTGTCAAAAAATCCGCTGCGCTCGCCAACATGGAAATCGGCCGCCTCTATAAGGGCCTGGGGGAGGTCATCGTCCAAGCGGCAGATGAAGTGATTGCGGGGAACTGGGATGAGCAGTTCATCGTGGATCCGATTCAAGGTGGCGCAGGCACCTCGCTCAATATGAATGCCAATGAAGTGATTGCGAACCGTGCGCTGGAGCTGCTGGGCAAGGCCAAGGGAGATTACCTGCAGCTTAGTCCGAACACTCATGTGAATATGGCGCAATCGACGAACGATGCTTTTCCGACGGCGATTCATATTGCCACACTATCGCTGCTGGAGCAGCTGCTGATCACGATGCGGACGATGCACGGTGTGTTTTTGCAGAAGGCGGCTGAATTCGATTCCGTCATCAAAATGGGGCGGACCCACCTGCAGGACGCGGTGCCGATCCGTCTCGGACAGGAATTCGAGGCGTATAGCCGGGTGCTGGAGCGTGACATTCAGCGGATCGAGCATACGCGGGGCCATCTCTATGAGGTGAACATGGGTGCGACCGCCGTGGGTACCGGACTGAACGCCGATCCCCGGTATATTACGCGGGTCGTCGAGCTGCTGGCTGAGATCAGCGGTCTGCCGCTGGTCAGCGCGGAGCATCTGGTGGATGCCACGCAGAATACGGATGCCTATACCGAAGTCTCGGCTTCCCTGAAGGTCTGCATGATGAATATGTCCAAAATTGCCAATGATCTGCGCCTGATGGCCTCCGGCCCGCGCTCCGGCTTCAATGAAATTACGCTGCCGGCCCGCCAGCCGGGATCGTCCATCATGCCCGGCAAGGTGAATCCGGTGATGGCCGAGGTGATTAACCAGGTAGCTTTTCAGGTGATTGGCAATGATCATACGATCTGTCTCGCCGCTCAGGCCGGTCAACTGGAGCTGAACGTTATGGAGCCGGTGATGGTGTTCAATCTGATTCAGTCGATCAGCATCATGAACAATTCCTTCCGGGTGTTCACCGACTATTGTCTGGCAGGAATTGAAGCCAACAAGGAGAAGCTTGCGCGTGAGGTGGAGCGAAGCGTCGGCATCATTACCGCCGTGAATCCGCATCTGGGCTATGAGGTCGTCTCGCGGATTGCCAGAGAAGCCATTCTGACCGGAGAATCGGTGCGGGCCTTATGTCTGAAGTACAATGTGCTGAGCGAAGAGGAGCTGAACCTGATTCTGGACCCGTATGAAATGACCCATCCGGGCATCGCGGGGGCTGCGCTTTTGCATAATGATTGA
- the kduI gene encoding 5-dehydro-4-deoxy-D-glucuronate isomerase — protein MERRFASHPNEVKQFDTERLRKEFHIPVIFAPDELKLVLTHEDRMIVGGANPVNGEVALTTDLKELGVTYFLERRELGIINVGGPGSVVVDGTEYEVDFKECLYVGQGSKDVIFKSADSAKPAKFYLNSAPAHQSYPTTKTTLAESESGAMGGLENSNERTIHRFIHTNGVQSAQLVMGMTQLKPGSMWNTMPSHTHPRRMEAYFYFDLPDDSIVFHLMGEPTETRHIVMHNEQAVISPSWSIHSGVGTHNYTFIWSMAGDNKRYDDMDPVGMKELQ, from the coding sequence ATGGAAAGACGTTTTGCATCACATCCGAATGAAGTGAAGCAGTTTGACACTGAGCGCCTGCGCAAGGAATTCCATATTCCGGTTATCTTTGCACCAGACGAGCTGAAGCTTGTCCTGACACATGAAGACCGCATGATCGTTGGCGGAGCGAATCCGGTGAACGGCGAGGTGGCTCTGACTACGGACCTCAAGGAACTTGGCGTAACTTACTTCCTGGAACGCCGCGAGCTGGGGATCATCAATGTCGGCGGACCAGGTTCGGTTGTTGTGGACGGAACTGAATATGAGGTCGATTTCAAGGAATGCCTGTATGTGGGCCAAGGCTCGAAGGATGTTATTTTCAAGAGTGCGGACAGCGCAAAACCGGCAAAATTCTATCTGAATTCCGCTCCGGCTCACCAGTCCTACCCGACTACGAAAACCACACTGGCTGAATCCGAATCCGGGGCTATGGGCGGTCTGGAGAATTCCAACGAACGGACGATTCACCGCTTCATCCACACGAACGGCGTGCAGAGCGCACAGCTTGTAATGGGGATGACTCAGCTGAAGCCGGGCAGCATGTGGAACACCATGCCATCTCACACGCATCCGCGCCGGATGGAAGCCTACTTCTATTTCGATCTGCCGGATGATTCTATCGTCTTCCACCTGATGGGCGAACCGACCGAGACCCGCCACATTGTAATGCACAATGAACAGGCTGTCATCTCGCCAAGCTGGTCCATTCACAGCGGTGTGGGCACGCATAACTATACCTTCATCTGGAGCATGGCCGGAGACAATAAGCGGTATGATGATATGGACCCCGTAGGGATGAAAGAATTACAATAG
- a CDS encoding DeoR/GlpR family DNA-binding transcription regulator — protein sequence MNPIRRHEMIMEVMLNQKDVTVNELSDKLQVTGKTIREDLSKLEEQGLIMRVHGGAVLAQSDQFGILPLRNPLDKYAEEKTAIARCALAHIAPDDIIALDGGSTTLEIARRLTNIPLTVITNDVYIISELVSRDNIRLVVPGGYRVRNMLAGPEAVSYVQKLNIQKAFLSATAVHIEHGLSIYTGDFIDFKQALVSTARQVFAACDHHKFGQTALRTFASLQEVDVLLTDSGLAPETAGLFRKAGVNIECG from the coding sequence ATGAACCCGATACGGCGGCACGAGATGATTATGGAAGTTATGCTGAACCAGAAGGATGTAACCGTGAATGAATTGAGCGACAAGCTCCAGGTTACCGGCAAAACGATCCGCGAGGATTTAAGCAAGCTGGAGGAACAGGGACTGATTATGCGCGTCCACGGCGGCGCCGTGCTGGCACAGAGCGATCAGTTCGGCATTCTGCCCCTGCGCAATCCGCTGGATAAATACGCCGAGGAGAAGACGGCGATTGCCCGGTGTGCGCTGGCGCATATCGCTCCAGATGACATCATTGCCTTGGACGGCGGAAGCACAACGCTTGAGATTGCCCGGCGGCTTACGAATATTCCCCTTACGGTCATTACCAATGATGTCTACATCATCAGTGAGCTGGTTTCCAGAGATAACATCCGGCTGGTCGTTCCCGGCGGTTACCGTGTCCGCAATATGCTGGCCGGTCCTGAAGCCGTGTCCTATGTACAGAAGCTTAATATTCAAAAAGCCTTTCTCTCGGCCACAGCCGTTCATATTGAACACGGCCTGTCCATATACACCGGCGACTTCATCGATTTCAAACAGGCCTTAGTCTCCACGGCCCGCCAGGTGTTCGCCGCATGCGATCATCACAAGTTCGGTCAGACCGCGCTTCGCACCTTCGCTTCCCTGCAGGAGGTCGATGTGCTGCTGACAGACAGCGGGCTTGCCCCGGAGACTGCCGGGCTGTTCCGCAAGGCTGGCGTCAACATTGAATGCGGGTAA
- the kduD gene encoding 2-dehydro-3-deoxy-D-gluconate 5-dehydrogenase KduD yields the protein MSSLFSLAGKTAIVTGAAQGLGQGIAIAFAEAGADVVSVSLNSSDETVAACEAFGVKALSIATDLSDHSKLQGMFDEAVAFTGKVDILVNCAGMIRRTPAKDHSEKDWFDVINLNQNTVFLLSQIVGRHFLERGSGKIINIASMLSYQGGINVPGYTASKHAVAGLTKAFANEWAGSGLNINAIAPGYMATENTAPIRADQSRSDSILDRIPAGRWGTAEDVKGPAVFLASAASDYLNGHILNVDGGWLAR from the coding sequence ATGTCATCTTTATTCAGCTTGGCAGGTAAAACAGCAATCGTAACAGGCGCAGCGCAAGGGCTTGGACAAGGCATTGCCATCGCCTTCGCAGAAGCCGGTGCAGACGTAGTCTCCGTATCTCTTAATTCCAGTGACGAGACTGTAGCAGCCTGTGAAGCTTTTGGCGTCAAAGCACTGAGCATCGCCACTGACCTCAGCGACCATTCCAAGCTTCAAGGCATGTTCGACGAAGCCGTTGCCTTCACCGGCAAAGTGGATATCCTCGTCAACTGTGCAGGCATGATCCGCCGCACTCCGGCCAAGGACCATAGTGAGAAGGACTGGTTCGATGTCATTAACCTCAACCAGAACACGGTCTTCCTGCTGTCGCAGATTGTCGGACGTCACTTCCTGGAACGGGGAAGCGGCAAAATCATCAACATCGCCTCCATGCTCTCCTACCAGGGCGGCATCAACGTGCCGGGCTACACAGCAAGTAAGCATGCCGTAGCCGGTCTGACCAAAGCCTTCGCCAATGAATGGGCAGGCTCGGGCCTTAACATCAACGCGATTGCTCCAGGCTACATGGCTACTGAGAACACCGCTCCAATCCGTGCGGACCAGAGCCGCTCCGACTCCATCCTTGACCGTATTCCAGCCGGACGCTGGGGAACTGCCGAAGATGTGAAGGGCCCTGCCGTATTCCTGGCCTCTGCCGCTTCCGACTACCTGAACGGCCACATTCTCAATGTGGACGGCGGCTGGTTGGCTAGATAA
- a CDS encoding ABC transporter ATP-binding protein: protein MENIRFAGVRKSFGDVAAVNGLDLSIAEGEVYALLGHNGAGKTTTLRLLLGLLEPDDGEVIVFGKNPIQEGDSVRGLCGVLSEDTGLYESLSVWDNLMYYADIYGMSRVESSRRIDELLRTFELHDKKRRMIKGLSTGMKKKVALIRAILHKPRLLILDEPTNGLDPVSITDLRKMLSRLAKEEGTTIIMTTHHLEEVQKLCDRITILRHGRNIFTDSISALQDSKHYMDNGQFSLEKLYMDMEQGGGR, encoded by the coding sequence ATGGAGAATATACGGTTCGCAGGAGTCAGAAAGTCCTTTGGCGATGTCGCTGCCGTAAACGGCCTGGATCTGAGTATCGCGGAGGGTGAGGTCTACGCACTGCTTGGGCACAATGGAGCGGGAAAGACCACAACGCTTCGCCTGCTGCTTGGTCTGCTGGAGCCGGACGACGGGGAGGTCATTGTTTTTGGGAAGAATCCTATACAGGAGGGGGATAGTGTGCGCGGGCTGTGCGGTGTTTTATCTGAAGATACAGGGCTGTACGAGTCTTTGAGCGTCTGGGATAACCTGATGTATTACGCTGATATTTATGGTATGAGCCGTGTAGAATCCAGTCGCCGTATTGACGAGCTGCTGCGGACATTTGAACTGCATGACAAGAAACGAAGGATGATTAAGGGCTTGTCTACCGGCATGAAGAAAAAGGTTGCCCTGATCCGGGCCATACTGCATAAACCGCGCCTTCTGATCCTGGATGAGCCTACGAATGGGCTAGATCCTGTCAGCATAACCGATCTAAGGAAGATGTTATCGCGGCTGGCGAAGGAAGAGGGGACCACCATCATTATGACCACGCATCATCTGGAAGAGGTCCAGAAGCTGTGCGATAGAATCACGATTCTGCGGCACGGGCGGAATATTTTTACCGATTCCATCTCAGCGCTCCAAGACAGCAAGCATTACATGGACAACGGGCAATTCAGTCTTGAGAAGCTGTACATGGATATGGAGCAGGGGGGAGGCCGATGA
- a CDS encoding helix-turn-helix transcriptional regulator: MKTRIRELRKERRISQEELAKALRVTRHTITSIENEKYIASLPLAYKISKFFGLPIEDIFDFSDVEDIDYEVF, from the coding sequence TTGAAGACAAGAATACGCGAGCTGCGAAAAGAGCGGCGGATTTCCCAAGAGGAATTGGCTAAGGCACTGCGTGTCACACGGCACACCATCACTTCAATCGAGAATGAAAAGTACATCGCCTCCCTCCCGCTTGCCTATAAAATTTCAAAATTTTTCGGTTTGCCGATCGAGGATATTTTTGATTTTTCAGATGTGGAGGATATCGACTATGAAGTCTTTTGA
- a CDS encoding NUDIX domain-containing protein yields the protein MNEELLATFDEQGNRTGTAPRDEVHRQGLWHETFHCWFVRKADSGLRICLQLRSQQKKDYAGLLDITAAGHLLAEETALDGIREVQEELGLAIAFDELQPLGVIPYQMDSAGFMDRERAHVYVYENRYALSAFTPQLEEVAGIVEARFADFRSFISGADSKLQVQGFQINGNGERTGIDELVDFTRFVPHEHEYFRRVIEGIERLYGPATT from the coding sequence ATGAACGAAGAATTATTAGCTACATTTGATGAACAAGGGAACCGGACGGGGACGGCTCCCCGGGACGAGGTGCACCGCCAAGGCCTCTGGCATGAGACCTTCCACTGCTGGTTTGTCCGTAAAGCTGACAGCGGGCTGAGAATCTGCCTCCAGCTGCGCAGTCAGCAAAAGAAAGATTATGCCGGGCTGCTAGACATCACCGCTGCCGGACATCTGCTGGCAGAGGAGACGGCTTTGGACGGTATCCGCGAGGTCCAGGAGGAACTGGGGCTTGCGATAGCTTTTGACGAGTTGCAGCCGCTGGGGGTCATCCCCTACCAGATGGATTCTGCCGGATTCATGGACCGTGAACGGGCACATGTATATGTCTATGAGAACCGCTATGCGCTCAGTGCATTCACCCCACAGCTGGAAGAGGTGGCAGGCATCGTAGAGGCCCGCTTCGCTGATTTCCGCAGCTTCATCTCGGGAGCAGACAGCAAACTTCAAGTACAGGGCTTCCAGATTAACGGGAACGGTGAACGAACGGGCATCGATGAGCTGGTGGACTTCACGCGCTTTGTCCCGCATGAGCATGAATATTTTAGGCGGGTGATTGAGGGGATTGAGCGGTTGTACGGTCCAGCCACAACCTAA